A segment of the Toxotes jaculatrix isolate fToxJac2 chromosome 2, fToxJac2.pri, whole genome shotgun sequence genome:
ATAGAGGTTTACATACAAAAAGGCCCATGACATGACCAAAAGACCTTGTTTAAACCAGTCAGAGGGAATATACAATCACCTAAAATTCCCTTGGTGCATCCAAACAAACAGGCAACTAAAGGTCTACATTTTCAGTGTGAATAGTGTCACCATACTGGTATACTTGCTGCATCCCATACGGAAAAGCAGCCTTCAAAAGATCCGAAAACCACTGAAGCATTGACAAACACGTCAAACTGTCCTCAAAAGTGTGCtccactttcaaaataaaagctcggAGAGTCAGACTTTGACAACTCATAAACAACCCGTAAAGCGTCAGACACAAAAAGCCACAGACATCGTCATTGTCAAGACATCTTGCCTCTGCAAGGGAAGAAAGAAATGCAGAGACAAAGCAAGAAAATAGATTTAGTAAgagctctctcttcctctctttaatCACTGCACATCTTTGCTTTTCACCTGATATTAAAACCAATCCATCACTGCTGAATAGGGGGAGGTGCGGGGCTTGCAATTTTCACTGCACTCCTGTAACTCAGGAGAGGATTCCCCCCCTCTGACATTATTTGGATATCAAACAGCAATTTGCCACTCATAAACACCAGCAAAACGCGAGAGCATCGGGCCAAATCCAATAAAAAAGCTGGTGCAGCTCTTGCGGCATGACACGGAGAGGGCCAGGCCCACTTTATCATCCTGATAGGATATGATGTGGTTTATATTATTACCCTGGATGGATAATGGGATTTGGATGCTTATTGGGATACCAAGTGGGTTTGCATACAGGCTATGACTATAACGGTGGATCAAAGTAAGGCAATACACTGCGAGAGGCTGTTCGATCAAAAGAATCAAAAGAACATGAAGCAGAGGAAAGGGGAGAAAACAGATGGTGATAGAACTGGAAATCAGAATGTGCCATAGCTGTGACTCATTGGTGTCGCTGTAAAAAGACTTATGCAACACTCTGCATTTAACAGGCAGCTAGAGCTCGCAGTATTCTTTCCATTAGAAAGAGTTTCTCAAACCATCTTGTACAACAGCTCACACTGTAAGCAGATCAGGCATCTTCGACACTGGAAGCTACAGAGGAGTTCAGCAGTGCTCTGACGCGATCACAAAACAGTGGGTGAGTGGCCTCCAACCAGGATGCACAGAGACCTTCAGATGCTTGATTGAGAGAGAACACAGATATCCAGCTGCTCCCCAGATATCTGTTCAAAAATAACAGAGTGACTTGGAAGAGATGGTAAACAAGATGTCGGGAGATGAATTTTCAAGGGATAACTACCTTGAGGTGCATTTTATAGTTCACAACTGATGACCCTCTCACATAAAACTCCCCTGGCAGGCACTTGTACTGAGACTGCATCTGTCACCTGATCGATGTTAAGTCCGTGTAGTAACAGGATTGCCTCCTGAAGTGTTGAGTCTTGAGCAAACTGGTGCCAAAAACCCTGCCATCAGCAGGGCtgcctttctgtttgtttcGATTGGATCCTGACCTCTGGCTTTTGATTACAATAGAAGGAGGTGAGGCAACAGAGCCTCAGTGAGAGGTGGCTGCCAAGCGAAGTGAATTAATGCTTACAAACAAAGGGCAGAAAAACCCTGGCTTGTTCCCTCATTTTTCCTCATCTTCAGAAAAATTAAACTCCAAGGAAGGGGTGACGCATTAATACATCCATTTATAGGTTGTGTGGATCGTTTGATTGCAACTATAGTTGACTTCTTGCCCTTAACTCCTGTTTCCCGAGGACCAAAGGAGCTCACTAgttactttatatatatatatatatagatagatatagatatagatatagatatagacgTAGAtgtagatatagatatagatatagatatatatagagagagtaTATCTCAACACTGAGAGGCTTCATAGGGCAGGTTATCAAACTTCAATATTTTTTTGGTCCTGACCAAGATGTGTCCACTGCATTCTTGAAATCTGTATTAAAACCTGGTGTGGAATATCTGGTCAGACTCATAATTTTGCTACCTAAGAGACTGATCAGACAATTCCTGAATTCAATAAAAGATTACataataaataagaataaaagtAACATAtcagaaagttttgttttggtatCACTATCAAAACTCAGACACTGTATAAACTTTAAATTTTCTAAgataaatatgacaaaaacctgctgctgcactTGGAAACTGAACTGAGGTGGTAGTCACTGTTAACCACTCTTCACATTAGTGCAcatcatgaattaaaaaaaaagactttaataGCCATAGGTTACTGGATTATAACTGGCAGCAATATCCATAGAGCCATTGTATAAAACAATGCAGACAGATACAggctttgtctctgtttttaacatttagAATAAAACACCTCCTTACAACAATGAGTGACAAGATGTTTCTGCTCTTGCTGGTCCAACTCTGGTCttacttttggttttggaaTACTTCTTGTTTACCACAGGTATTGGCATGATTGTCTGAACTAATCTGAtggaataaaaaatataatagaATCAAGAGTACACACCCAAAATTTGAAATTTAAcaactaaaacaaaattaaaactacaaGTAAAATGCATTAGAGTTCTCAAAATTCCACGGCGTTCATAACCAGCAGTGTCACACTGCATGACttttgcaaaaacacaaatttttTAAATACTCGTGTGGTGCCGTAAGTTTGCCCTGTTAGATCTCATCTCCACACATCGGATTAGAAAAGCTTTGGGCTGCACAGTGACATGTTAAGAGCAGTTTGAAGCCATCAACTTCAACTTTACCCAATGTGATAGAAACAAGTTACCAAAGACGGATGAACATGCACGACCAGAGGGTGCCTAGCCtgacaaaagaaatcatttcaAGCTGAACGGACACCATGAAGATAATCTGATTTATGGCATATTTCAATATCAGTGTTGtctattttgtcttttgtatCACAAGTCCTTCATTTCTATGACGTGCTCTTTAGGTTTTCCGAAAGTAATAGGAAATTTCATCATCAAAGCCCATTTTCAAAGAGTACATTGCATAGTTTGACATCAAAAAAATTGTTTCTTTGTTCCCTTTGTGTAATAATGATTACAGAGGACAGAAGACTCAAAGAACAATGGCTGGAAAAACtagagaaatggaaaaactgCAGAAAAGAGAGACTGTACATTTGTACAAAACTCAGACCACACGTTTTCCTGGAAGTGCAGGCCAACTTCATCCACGCTGACTCATGATACAGTACATTAAATTCCAATCTCAAGTCAAACACCCAGTAAGTctttactgctgtttgtttgcaggAGCTCAACCACAGCAGAAATATTACCAATTGCAAAAGAGGGTGTTAGATTACAATAAATACTACAGTAAGTACATGTAATTACAGCACATTTAGCTCCAAACCATAAAGGGCTGAGGTTCTAATGGTTGGAGTTGCCCGTTTGTCATCGTAATGTGGCCGACAAACAACGCTTTCAGCAACACAATCCTGAGCAGAGGTCTAATGCAAACAATAACATGGTGCTAAAAGTGATGAGATgaggaaacaaaaccaaaattatCACCGCGCCAGAGGAAGAGCTGTGCTTCAGGCTCACAACAAGCAGCTGACTCCAGAGTGATTTCTGTCACCCTAGAAAAGCAACTTTCTACATAGATGTATTTACGCCTGCAAACAGTTGCTGGTGCATTTGTCAGTTACTAAGCTGATTATATTACTAATTATGAATAATGCCTATCACAAGTTAGCCCAATGTGATGACTTCAGATAGTTTATTCTGGCTGACTAACAGTCCAAAATCAAAAGCTCATTTTAGATTGATATGAAATTGAAAAAGGCTGCAAATCCTCACTTCCATCTCCTACTTCATTGCTGtgaccagcaaatgtttggtttttattcTGTATAAGTGACTTataatgattaatcaattatctaAATAGTTAGCATTCAGTTTCCTGTCAaatgaaacattattttaaGCCACTAACTGGTTCAGAACCAGATGCATTATCAAGAAATAGTAATTAGGAAGGGCAGTAAAGCTCCACACTGTCCGCGTATTAAAGGTTTGTTAAAGTTTCCATACAGGTTGAACGTGCTGCAGCAACAGTgggtaataaatattaaaagttaatatagaaaaatataaaCTACTCAAATTATGCAGTATACCCAGACTTAAATCTTGCTTCAGCAGAAAGATGTGAGGTACAACAACAAGCTTCCATGTCAGAAAAGGTGAACAGAGTTTCCTTTTTTTACcatagaaacaaacaaaaggaaattgtaataaaaatgaaaaatgtatcaCACATTTCAAACTGTCATAACACCGAGATGCAAACCCTCTCAGCCTGGTTCTGAAAACCTTCAGCACAGCAGCATAaatgaagtgattttttttttttatactgagACGGACAGATATTCCACAAGCAGTACAAAATAGGCTCACAATAAAACTGAAGAGAGTGTGACGCTGAAGAATCACTGTAAAACTTCAGTCTTGCAAAATGAACAAATTATAACATTTTGGTTGAGACGCCTGGCTGCCTGCCTCAGCGTGCTGCAGTGTAATTTAGTTTAAAGCAGAATGCGGCTGTGGCCGAAGGCTTGCGAACAACTTAGTTGCGATGTTTAAGGTGATTGATGGATGCAGTTAAGCCAAACAGTCCATTTTGAATTCGCTGGGCCTCTCACCAATAAACCAATAATGGCAGCGACAGCGAGCTGGCACAAGTGTTTGTTACTGTTCACTTGTGTGGTTGAGGAGGGAACTAATGAGTTACAACCATGAGCACATTAAAGGAGGCAGAAATACAGCTATGGAAACCATTAGATGTTAAATCCTTGTACCCAGTACATGCTGGTTGGTTGAAAATCAATCAAATCTTTTCAATCACCTCCGTTCAGTGGGAGTATGAAAACTGAGAAGGCTGAGAGAAAAATACACCAAAGTCTCCACAATATGAGACGGCCAGCATATAATGACTGTTGGCCATCCAACAACTGACAGGCGTGAACAAGACGGTTTAACCTGGTCCGAGAAATTACAGAAATGCAAAGTCAAGCACAACTTCTGCAAGTACACTGACTTTCTCAAGGTCTAATAAGCCACAGTAAGAGAAAATACCTACATGGGTGTGCAGGGCCTTTAGCGAGTCTGTTTTTTTACCATTAGCTTCCTACTATGAGCAACTGTATCCAGCATGAACATATAATTTTCTTTCAAAGTTAGAACAGTTTGGGGAAATCACAGTGGCTTAGGGGCTTAGACAAATATCATAAACTGCAACTTCTTCGACCTTTGTATCATGTTATTCCCCTCGTGTGTCAAATCTGTTTCCACATCATTGTACGGTTTTTAAATTTGCCACTGTCAGAGGTTTTTGCTGTACAATTTACACTGTGACAGCTCTCCACTTAATATACTGGAGCGTATTAGGTCATTGTGGGCAATGTTGCAAATCAGTGAGCAGGACTGCTTTATGGCTGTCAGGTTATTTTATCCATCAAGGGTTTCCATGTTaatcctccagaaaatgttgtatattgtgttatatatttatattgcaATGTAACATTACACATATCAGAGGGTGTTTATCCATACTGCCCAACCCTAATGGGGCTGTTTGCTCATGTTGACAGATCACCGTCAGCTAAATCTAACCAAAGCATACCAATACAGTCCTTATGAAGGAGATTAAGATGAGTTTGTGAGTGTTAAACTTGAAATAAATAACACCTATGGATGTTATATTTCTGAACTTTAAGTTTGTTAAACTTTGCTATTGTTGCTTTTTGGGTCACAACTATTTAAATGGTACAGAGAGATAGTTACAatttgaaagtttttttcaGGAGCTTTAAGAACTGTTCACCATACATTAACATTTTAACCCTGTAAAAttaactgtaaaacatttttttgtatttgtggtgACTGCCTGAGTACTAACTGATCTTCTATTCACTGTATAGGCTGATACAAATTTATGCTATATCCATGCTTTTCTTATGAAAACAGTTCTCTGTAACAACTTCTTAATCGGTCGCTTTACATAAAAATATGCAATTATTAAACTTGCAGAGTGAGAAAACTGGAACGCTTATGACATGGGACTTTACAGATACAACGGGAAGCACAATCAGAACAGTTTGTAACTTGCTGTTTAGGCTAGAAATACCCTCAAGAACGTAGCACAGATCCAATCATCACTCCAAATATAAAGCTGTGAGTGGTGGAGCTTTTGAGTtagttttaattaaacaatGGCTATGCtaaattaatgtaatttatGCTTGAATAGGAACTGATTTTACTATATGATCATCAATCCGCTGCTTATAAAATCAACATAAGATGAGTTTAATATAGAGTCTACAAACCTAACACACAGTAAATTACTGCTGAGTGTCATCTGCACTCCTCTAGCCTTATTTCAGTGGGATGCCTTTCATAATAAAGCTACCTTGTTGAAGGAcatcttgttgtttttcatcCTCAGCGGTGGGCTCTTCCATGTTCTTCCAAAGAAGTGCTGGTGATTTCTATCAAACAGGGTCACTCGCAGCTGGTAGGTCAAGTCTTGTTCCACCTCTGGCATCTCCTGTGACTAAAAGGTGAAGACATCCATATTAGAGAAGTCACGAGTTAACCTCAGCCCTGAAAGGTTTGATTTCAACAAGGTAAAACCTTGAAATCTTCCAATTTAATGTTGACAGCCTCCCAGCAAACGTCCAGTGAAATTCAATTCTGCTTACATGTAGTACACCAACTAACACTGTACAATGTCTTTGTGTTCAATGGGTGGAGACCGCGAGTAGTAGTACACGTTAAGATTAACTGTGGTGGTGTTTGGTGGGTTCTCGTTCAACCGAATTTAAATGAGGATCCATAACATGCTTACTCTGCTATTTTGTACAGGCCAACTTACTTGTACGTTTGTTAATTGTAAGGTAACCTTCaattaaaaaactttttaaacgGACTTCTGCTTCAAACGCACTGTGAATTATCATAACGTACAGGGCCGAGACACTCTATAGGCCTTTATACTATCTTTTCTATAAAATGAAGTACAAAGTCTCACAGACTCCTTTCAACAACTTAAAACCAACACCGAATTCAGGTGTGTTTGACCACCAACGGCTTTCTGTTGTCAGCAGCACGGTTACATCTACATCTCTACCGAGCATTTAGCGTTATCTGTGACCTGTCACCTGCGGGAGGTGAGCTGCAGTGAGCCGGCTGAGGGTGAGCTGGAAGCCGTGGGACTGGGTGAGGTGGCTTTCCACAGCCAGGCGGACTGTCTGGCTGGGTGGCGGAACCAACCGGCTTCTCTCAAACACTGCTCTCCAGCTGTCCGCCATGGTAGATACGTCTTCTGTTTTTACCATATTCTTTAGTTAATAGAGCATGACATttcaaattataaaaaaaaaaaaaaacaatattgtgTACAACCGAATTGTTAAACTCACTCCTTTCCCCTCGTTTAGATTTTAACCCCCGGCCGCCATATTGAAATCGGATTAAACTATTCAGCGCAGAGGGGTTACTCAGAGTAAATCAGTGGTTTCATCAGGGGTAtttacagttgaaaaatgaaacaaatagaAGAGATTAAGCACAGAATGAATATGTTTATTCCACGAGTCATTTTTCCCCGAAATTGATTATGTAAACAGAACATCGCAAAGATCTTCTTTAACCCTCTACACCTTTAATTTGGTATTTCCCATCGTGCTGCATCAGTTGCTATGGTAATGTTCACGTTGCCATGCAGGTCTAACTAGAGTACATGGTCATCTATAaataggaaaaaataaaattaaataaagagtAAGCGCATCTTATGTTCTACAGTCAGCTCACTGCCTTACTTTCATTATCGCGAATGCAAATTATGATAAACACATACATCTAATTATTTAACGATTTTTAAAGCCTACTgttaatattcataattattttatattattgtggCAGCAGTAGTGGTCGTATTAAGTAGCATTATTACATTAATATTAAAACAGTCTGTGGTAACAAAATAAAGCTAATTTAAACgtaaaaaattaaactttaaaggTAGCCCATGACAGTAAAAAGGGTCTGTGGCCTGTTTTATGGTAGAATGTGAGATAATTTCCTTTGCCCGGCCGTTAAAGTTTAAAAGAATAATTTTCAGACCTTGACTATCCCACTTTACCTGATGGCCCACTTTATCTGACTTCACAGTGTCTTGTACAAAGGGTAATAAAATTGATTGCTGTTTGAAAGGCTCAGAGTTTGTAGACAAATTAGTCAGCCCACAGCTGGAAAGTCtctgcaaagattttttttttgtgtgtgttttttattcatttattcatatgGCATTTGTATTAGCTCAGCACTTCAAAGCCTCTCAACCAGCAGCAAAGACGACAGACGTAGAGGACCACTAGGGGGCAGCGGCACACCTCCGCCGCCTGCAGTCAGCTTGTAGAAGAAGAGGAACCGGTAGGTACAAACCAGTCTATAGTACAAACTGAAACGATGTTTCAGCTCTTCAAGAAAAGTAAACCTGTCAAAATTAGGAGTTATGACGGAAACAAAAAGTATGGAGTCGCAGCGAAAGATTTGAAAGAGTTGCTTAAAAAAGGCTGCAAGTCATTACAGGTGAGGCCGTTTGTTGTGTTCTGGTTTGGCTTTGAATAACTTTACCGCCTGTTCCGCTGGCTCTTCATCGAGGATatggtcaaaagaaaaaaaaaaagaaaagtcaaaactgttggtaaacaaaagaaacacacagctgttacATTCAGCAGCCACAGAAGTAACTAGCTGAAGGTGCCGTGAACATATCTTCAGTGTCAGAAGACGTAACTTCAGCTGTTAGACTAACTGCTGCTCGGTACAGGGCCGGTTTGGTCCGGGGTCATCTTCACCTTTGACAAGATAGGACCAGTCTCCAAACTCAGGGATAAATATGATCTTCACATTATGCTCAGACAGTTTAGATCCACTGCACATTTCTCTGCATATACGATAagattaaactttttttccagATCAATGTGACAGATCATTTGCATTCAGAGTAAAGGTCATTTTGTACCTTTCAGATTAAACGTTACATATGATGGACTGTTTGTAATAGTTAATCTTCATTCAAAGGACAagggcagacaggcagacactgCCTGCCGTCCAGCACATACTGAATAAACTCACTGTACCAGAAAGAAGGCAACAACTGTGTTATAGTGAGTCTGTTCTATATGTGGTGAAGGGCAGACACTGTCTTACTTGTCtactttattttgaatgaaTACAAGACAAATATATCAGTTTAATCAGAGCAGAATGTGTCACAGGCAACGTTtaatctaaattaaaaaaaaagaagaacaagacaTACAGATTATCAGTGTATTCTATCATCACGTCTCCAGACTGTCTGCTCATCCTGTAAAAATCCTAAAAATAGTCATTCATGAGAATATAGCGAGCTGACAGTTGTCTCGGGCAGCCTTGTATCACAAATTTTGTCCATAGGTAGGTGTCATAGTTATTTACAATGATCCTGATGCAAGGCTGTGATGATGAaagatatattttattattatttcttccACGTTTCCAGTTGCCACTTCCTGGTGcacatgtttgtttgtattccGATGGGACTAAAGTGACGGAGGAATTCTTCGTGACTCTGCCTGACCACACTGAACTGGTTCTCCTCTCCAGAGAGCAGACATGGGGCGGGGGTAGGTGAAACAACACACATCAAAGacaaaactttaaacttttgtgtgtgtgtgtgtgttctcctgaACAGACAAACCTTAAGTTTAGAGCTAGGATGATAGCTTTGCTACCTCAACCTTATAACCCCTTGCTCTTCTAATTTCAGTTGTGTGTGACATCGGCCAGTTGCTGAACACAGACCGACACGCCGATGGCCTCATTGAGGCAGCAAAGGGGCTCCTGTCTGACGAGCAGTCTCCAAAGAGACGTAAAATCctcactgacctgctgctgaACCTGGAGGACAGATCTgagctggagagcagagaggaggatgaagagtgGTTCAAAGGTACGGAGTCACTGCTGCTTGGTTGATGGGGTGGTCCGGCAACACATCGCTGCcgcaaagacaaaataatatttgccagattaaaaaaaaaaaaattactctcAGTCTCTTGTTTGTTGAAACAGATGCTTTTCATGCTGTGAGGTGTAATGAACATGGCACCCTTTGGGGAACCATTAGCACAGCTTTTGGGGTTTAGCTCCTCAGATATTCGGTACTGAAGTCTGAGGCCTGGGAAGCTGTTAACAGCTGTAATCAGCTCCATATCTCATTTGCACATGCCAGGCTGAATAAAGGATTATGTTGTTTATGAAAAATAGACAAAATAACAACATCAAAAAAATGATATGAGATCATCTTAAGACTGAAAACGacaaccaaaaaagaaaacctgatATTCTACATGGTGGtacctttaaaataaaagccttttcACACGATTTGATTATCAGCACTTGCCAATATTGAATAGATTTCTGGGGTTCAATTGCTGGTGACTTAAGAGATGTGAACTGTGACACAGAATTCATCTGTGGTTGAGCTCGTTGACCAGAGGCAGGGTCTCATTTCAGGCATCGATGCTCGATTCAAGACGAAGTCTGCCTACATGAAGTTCAACTGTGAAAGCAGGATACGAGGTTACATGAAGGAGGTAGGTCCACAAActgacactcactcactcacactgacactCCTCAATCCAGCATTTGATATAATGTGTAAcagcttgtctttttttttttttttttttgtggttttcaggTTGATGATGCCTCTAAAACCATTCAGAAAGCTAAAGTCAGGGCAGAGTTCTTGAAAACATCAAAGAGCCTGGTGGAAATGCTGAAAACAGCCAGGTACAACGGCTGTTACTTTGACCGGACTGAAAAGGAGCCGGATCGTCTCTGTACTCAGGAAGGATGGTTTACCTGCCAGGTATtactggaattaaaaaaaaaatacatataccATGGTGCTGATATATTTACTGAATGAATATATCATAAACTGCTGTGTCAGCATTGGTCTGACAAAACAACCTGTGACCAAACCAACAAATGATTTTGAAAAACCTGGACCAGCTTATGAGCACATCTGCACTTCCTCAGGGATCATTCGACCAGGACGTGTGTCAATCCCTCCACTCCATCAACCCCTACGGCAGCCGAGAGAGCAGGATCGTCTTCAGCACCTGGAACCTGGACCACAGGTTGGACACTTTagataagtcaaaaaaaatggcTGCCGTATTTAAAAACATTGAGGATTTCAGGCTTTTTGACCCAAGTCCTATCTGTTAACATGCAtctctcttcatttcattttaattcccAACAGTATAAAACCCTTCTGATTGGTTTATGAACAAACTTAACCTTTGTTCTTCATCTCGGGTCCAGGATAGAAAAGAAGAGGACGATCATCCCGGCTCTGCTGGAAGCTCTACAAAATCACAATACCAGCGACGTCAACCTGACCTACTTCTACGGCCTGCTGTTCACCAGGGAAAACCTGAAGCTGGTCCACATCGTGTGCCACAAGAAGGGAGCTCACAACCTGCTGTGTGACACCAAGAAGATTTTTCGACAGGCTGGTAAAACAGAGAAGGGAAGCCAGAAGGCCAAAGGGAGGAAGAGGCGCTtggtgtgaatttttttttaactctttcttTTGTGAAAAATGAGTGTTTGGAATTAATTTATATGAGCTGTGACAGCATAATGTATTACACCGGTAAATTCAGTGCGTAATTATCTCAGTGATCCGCTGTAGTAAGGTCATACGGACAGCAAGGTgactttaccttttttttttaaaactcaaattattattattttttttaaaacctatTATGATATTCTGCTTTCTGAAGCAGAGCTTTGACACAGACTGGCTTTGGTTAGTTAAACAGGAGTAATTACACTTCAGCTGAaattatgaaaaacatttatttgttctttaCGTTGGCACTGTGATGTAAAATGCATGAAGTGATTACGATGTCTGCTTACTGTACAAGGCATTCACTCAGTCGGATAGTTGCATAGAAGAATATGAAAAGCATTTTGTATAAATAAGGcagtaaaaatatataaaacatttgcttGGATGATCATAATCAGCTATATACAAAATTCTGATAGACAATTCAAATTCAATTACTCTGAAACTAATTTTGATGGTTAGAGAACGTTTTCAAAGTCGGGTTT
Coding sequences within it:
- the dffb gene encoding DNA fragmentation factor subunit beta, which produces MFQLFKKSKPVKIRSYDGNKKYGVAAKDLKELLKKGCKSLQLPLPGAHVCLYSDGTKVTEEFFVTLPDHTELVLLSREQTWGGVVCDIGQLLNTDRHADGLIEAAKGLLSDEQSPKRRKILTDLLLNLEDRSELESREEDEEWFKGIDARFKTKSAYMKFNCESRIRGYMKEVDDASKTIQKAKVRAEFLKTSKSLVEMLKTARYNGCYFDRTEKEPDRLCTQEGWFTCQGSFDQDVCQSLHSINPYGSRESRIVFSTWNLDHRIEKKRTIIPALLEALQNHNTSDVNLTYFYGLLFTRENLKLVHIVCHKKGAHNLLCDTKKIFRQAGKTEKGSQKAKGRKRRLV